In the Phenylobacterium soli genome, GATGAGCGTCGACGGGGTGAAGCTGGTCTTCCAGCTGACGCCGGACACCGAGGCGCCGGCGGAGATGAACATCTACCTGCCGCAGTTCCGCGCCCTGTGCATGGCCGAGAACGCCAATGCGACCATGCACAACGTGCTGACCCCGCGCGGCGCGGTGGTGCGCGACGCCAAGGGCTGGGCCGACCAGCTGACCCGCAGCCTGCGGCTGTTCGGCGACCGGACGGACGTGATGTTCACCAGCCATGCCTGGCCGCGGTTCGGCGGCGAGGCGGTGCGCGACTTCCTCGCCAAGCACCGGGACGCCTACAAGTACCTGCACGACCAGTCGGTGCGGCTGATGAACGACGGGCTGACGGGGCCGGAGATCGCCTCGAGGATCGCCCTGCCGCCGGTGCTGGCGAAGGAGTGGTACAACCACGGCTTCTACGGCTCGATGAGCTTCAATTCGCGGGCGGTCTATCAGCGCTACATGGGCTGGTACGACGGCGACCCGGTGCATCTGGCGGCGCGGCCGCGGACCGAGACCGCGAGGCGCTATGTGGAGGCGATGGGCGGCGCGGCGGCCGTGCGGGCGCGGGCGCAGGCGGCGTTCGAGGCCGGCGACTACGCCTGGGCGGCGGAGCTTTTGGACAAGGCGGTGTTCGCCGATCCGGCCGACGCCGAGGCCAAGGCGCTGCTGGCGCGGGCGTACGAGCAGCTCGGCTACCAGACCCAGAACTCGCTGGAGCGGAACGAATACCTGTCTGGCGCCGACGAGCTGCGCACCGGCGCAAAGGGCGGCATCGGCCAGGCCGGCGCCCTGCTGGCCGGCGCGCCCCTGCCGCTGCTGCTGGACGCCATCGCCGTGCGGCTCGACCCGGCCAAGGTCGGGGACGGCCGGCTGAGGCTCGAGTTCGTCCTCACCGAGGGCGACCGGGCCTATGTGACGGTGGAGAACGGGGTGCTGGTGCACGAGCCGATCGCCGCGCCCGGCAAGGTGGACGCGACGATCACGCTCAGCCACGCCGACCTCGCCGCCGCGCTCACCGGCCATCGGCCGGCGGCGGGA is a window encoding:
- a CDS encoding alkyl/aryl-sulfatase, yielding MSQNLTRVVVRAAAGAAIGVALAGAVPTTTRAEPPTAQTLAAQQKAAAAPEFADRQDFEFASRGFLGTRADPVIRGAGGTPVWSLATYDFLKAPAPPTVEPGLWRQAQLLAMNGLFQVSEGIWQVRGFDLANATFIRGKTGWIVIDTLGSAETAKAAYELVSEKLGKRPIAAVIYTHSHTDHFGGAGGLITPEEARSGRVKVIAPHGFMEAASSENILAGPAMARRAIYQFGVFLKPGPEGQVNAGIGPGLSRGTPALIAPNTLIERDGQEMSVDGVKLVFQLTPDTEAPAEMNIYLPQFRALCMAENANATMHNVLTPRGAVVRDAKGWADQLTRSLRLFGDRTDVMFTSHAWPRFGGEAVRDFLAKHRDAYKYLHDQSVRLMNDGLTGPEIASRIALPPVLAKEWYNHGFYGSMSFNSRAVYQRYMGWYDGDPVHLAARPRTETARRYVEAMGGAAAVRARAQAAFEAGDYAWAAELLDKAVFADPADAEAKALLARAYEQLGYQTQNSLERNEYLSGADELRTGAKGGIGQAGALLAGAPLPLLLDAIAVRLDPAKVGDGRLRLEFVLTEGDRAYVTVENGVLVHEPIAAPGKVDATITLSHADLAAALTGHRPAAGAVKIDGDAGALLRLMSWLEPLSAKPFGLVTP